In one window of Brenneria goodwinii DNA:
- the mazG gene encoding nucleoside triphosphate pyrophosphohydrolase, with amino-acid sequence MTSPAVERLLAIMKTLRDPENGCPWDRKQTFDTITPYTLEETYEVLDAISRKDFDDLRGELGDLLFQVVFYAQMAQEQGLFDFSDVCNAISDKLERRHPHIFADAATPADSQAALASWEQTKAQERSEKDRHSPLDDIPDALPALMKAQKIQQRCAAVGFDWETLGPVVDKVYEEIDEVMHEARQAVVDTERLGEEIGDLLFATVNLSRHLGHKAERALQEANRKFSRRFRQVEQIVIEAGKTLEEATLEEMEAAWQQVKTREKQR; translated from the coding sequence ATGACTTCACCCGCTGTTGAGCGCTTGCTCGCCATAATGAAAACCCTGCGCGATCCGGAAAACGGCTGCCCGTGGGATCGTAAACAGACGTTTGACACCATTACCCCGTACACGCTGGAAGAGACTTACGAAGTGCTGGACGCTATTAGCCGTAAGGACTTTGACGACCTGCGCGGCGAGTTGGGCGATCTGCTGTTTCAGGTGGTGTTTTACGCGCAGATGGCGCAGGAGCAGGGGCTGTTTGATTTCTCCGACGTCTGCAACGCCATCAGCGACAAACTGGAACGTCGTCATCCGCACATCTTCGCGGATGCGGCGACGCCGGCAGACAGTCAAGCCGCGCTGGCGAGCTGGGAGCAGACCAAAGCGCAGGAACGATCTGAAAAAGATCGCCATTCACCGCTGGATGATATTCCTGATGCGCTGCCCGCGTTAATGAAAGCGCAGAAGATCCAGCAGCGCTGCGCCGCGGTCGGCTTCGACTGGGAGACGCTCGGCCCGGTGGTGGACAAGGTGTATGAGGAGATCGACGAGGTCATGCACGAGGCGCGTCAGGCGGTGGTGGATACGGAGAGGTTGGGCGAGGAGATCGGCGACTTGCTGTTCGCCACCGTTAACCTTTCCCGCCATTTGGGACACAAGGCGGAACGCGCGCTGCAAGAGGCCAATCGCAAGTTCAGCCGGCGTTTCCGTCAGGTGGAACAGATCGTTATCGAAGCTGGCAAAACGCTGGAGGAGGCCACGCTGGAAGAGATGGAGGCCGCCTGGCAGCAGGTGAAAACCAGGGAAAAACAGCGTTAA
- a CDS encoding nuclear transport factor 2 family protein: MDDDIHWPAQLETAPYPSGTANIHTQTVMMNYYQAWWQRDIDWLLSLFSPQVEYNDFFQGCRIAPDELRDYLYACLSKSTEETLHYIDRLRVDEDTATLQYQTPLSGSDNRAVICCCEVVTVRDGLIIRVNEYASLLSQRKTPQEDARQRVTIQRLGLSARQLSIMTNDIQQYFSQQRPYLNPELDMTQVASSTGYTRNQISFFLNQVMGCTFYQYLNRLRLRHILTQWDSDPSPLPRIEDASKAAGFHSLSTFYRCFREETGMSPKSYLQQKISGRNF; this comes from the coding sequence ATGGACGATGATATCCACTGGCCTGCTCAGCTTGAAACCGCGCCTTACCCTTCGGGTACGGCAAATATTCACACGCAGACGGTCATGATGAATTATTACCAAGCCTGGTGGCAGCGCGACATCGACTGGCTCTTGAGCCTGTTTTCTCCGCAGGTGGAGTATAACGACTTTTTTCAAGGATGCCGCATTGCGCCGGATGAGCTGCGTGACTATCTGTATGCCTGCCTGTCGAAATCGACGGAAGAAACACTGCACTACATCGATCGTCTGCGCGTCGACGAAGATACCGCGACCCTGCAATACCAGACGCCGCTCAGCGGCAGCGATAACCGCGCCGTTATCTGCTGCTGCGAGGTCGTTACCGTTCGTGACGGTTTGATTATCCGGGTAAACGAGTACGCGTCCCTGCTGTCCCAGCGTAAGACGCCGCAGGAAGACGCGCGCCAAAGGGTGACGATCCAGCGGCTGGGGTTGTCCGCCCGGCAGTTGAGCATTATGACCAACGATATTCAGCAGTACTTTTCCCAGCAGCGGCCCTATCTGAACCCCGAACTGGACATGACTCAGGTTGCGTCTTCCACCGGCTATACCCGTAACCAGATTTCCTTCTTTCTCAATCAGGTGATGGGCTGCACGTTTTACCAATATCTCAACCGGCTTCGGTTGCGCCATATATTGACGCAGTGGGACAGCGATCCGAGTCCGCTGCCGCGCATTGAAGATGCGTCCAAGGCCGCGGGCTTTCACTCGTTGTCGACTTTTTACCGCTGTTTTCGGGAGGAGACCGGGATGTCGCCGAAATCCTACCTACAGCAAAAAATTTCCGGGAGAAATTTTTGA
- a CDS encoding NAD(P)/FAD-dependent oxidoreductase encodes MTLYSNQDAFVNVKPYPFWLDTLAEEAPAPELRDSIFCDLAIVGGGYTGLWTALLARRRWPEKKIAVIEAKRCGSEASGRNGGFCSPSISHGVSIAASRWPQEAEKIIAMGINNLDELAADLDDWGMQIEFERTGQLNLARHPWQIEGLRSMQEEYQHFGLACEFLEGDKLAEKVNTPFYSAGLFEPNYALVNPAKMVSELRRVCLSQDIALFENSPVTTLTPHKRHVLLQTQSGEAIAKQVVLATNISKPLLRHLESTVIPVYDYAIVSNPLSQQQLEAIGWIGRHGISDSGNKFHYFRKTADNRILWGGYDAIYHFGSRRDESLTQRPETFNRLAEQFCEVFPAIKDIGFSHAWGGIIDASARTTFFTGCEAQGKIAYALGFTGLGVSACRFAALNMLDLLAGEKTARTELRMTSRAPFRFPPEPLRFAGVQMAVRSLAREDRDGHRNFLLKTFDALGIGFDS; translated from the coding sequence ATGACGCTGTATTCGAATCAGGACGCGTTTGTTAACGTAAAACCCTATCCTTTCTGGCTGGATACGCTCGCTGAGGAAGCGCCGGCCCCCGAATTGCGGGACAGCATTTTCTGCGATCTCGCCATCGTCGGCGGCGGTTACACCGGCCTGTGGACGGCACTGCTGGCCCGTCGGCGCTGGCCGGAAAAAAAGATCGCCGTTATCGAGGCCAAGCGCTGCGGTTCCGAAGCGAGCGGCCGCAACGGCGGCTTTTGCTCCCCAAGTATTTCTCATGGCGTTTCCATCGCGGCTAGCCGCTGGCCGCAGGAAGCGGAAAAGATTATTGCCATGGGGATAAACAACCTGGATGAACTGGCGGCGGATCTGGATGATTGGGGCATGCAGATTGAATTTGAACGTACGGGGCAGTTGAATCTTGCCCGCCATCCCTGGCAAATAGAGGGATTGCGTTCGATGCAGGAGGAATACCAGCACTTCGGCCTGGCGTGTGAATTTCTGGAAGGCGACAAACTGGCCGAGAAGGTAAACACCCCCTTTTATAGCGCCGGGCTTTTTGAGCCGAATTACGCTCTGGTCAATCCGGCTAAAATGGTAAGTGAACTGCGCCGGGTTTGTTTGTCGCAAGATATCGCCCTGTTTGAAAACAGCCCGGTGACCACATTGACGCCTCATAAACGGCATGTCCTGTTACAAACGCAGTCCGGTGAGGCCATCGCCAAACAGGTGGTGCTGGCAACCAATATCTCCAAGCCGCTGCTGCGTCACCTGGAGTCGACCGTGATCCCCGTCTATGACTATGCGATCGTCTCCAATCCGCTGAGCCAGCAGCAGTTGGAGGCGATTGGCTGGATTGGACGTCACGGCATCTCCGATAGCGGCAATAAGTTCCACTATTTCCGCAAAACCGCCGATAACCGTATTCTGTGGGGAGGATACGACGCCATCTATCATTTCGGCAGCCGCCGCGACGAGTCGTTGACCCAGCGGCCTGAAACTTTTAACCGTCTTGCCGAACAGTTTTGCGAGGTTTTCCCCGCCATCAAGGATATCGGATTCAGTCATGCCTGGGGCGGCATCATCGACGCGTCTGCCCGTACGACGTTTTTCACCGGCTGTGAAGCCCAGGGCAAGATCGCTTACGCCTTGGGCTTTACCGGATTGGGCGTCTCGGCCTGCCGTTTCGCTGCGCTGAACATGTTGGATCTCCTCGCCGGGGAAAAAACCGCGCGTACCGAATTACGTATGACGTCCAGGGCGCCGTTCCGCTTTCCGCCGGAGCCGCTGCGTTTTGCCGGGGTACAGATGGCCGTCCGTTCATTGGCGCGTGAAGACCGGGACGGGCATCGGAACTTTCTGCTGAAAACATTCGATGCTCTCGGCATCGGTTTCGATTCCTGA
- the relA gene encoding GTP diphosphokinase yields the protein MVAVRSAHLNTAGEFVPDAWIASLGITSQQSCERLAETLHYCEQRTQGHPDAMLLLWRGIEMVEILSTLSMDNDSMRAALLFPLANADVVDEDTLGEQFGKGIMDLVHGVRDMDAIRQLKATQNDSVASEQVDNIRRMLLAMVEDFRCVVIKLAERIAHLREVKDAPEEERVLAAKECTNIYAPLANRLGIGQLKWELEDFCFRYLHPDEYKRIAKLLHERRIDRKQYIDDFVKTLRAAMKEEGVQAEIYGRPKHIYSIWRKMQKKSLSFDELFDVRAVRIVVERLQDCYAALGIVHTHYRHLPDEFDDYVANPKPNGYQSIHTVVLGPKGKTLEIQIRTRQMHEDAELGVAAHWKYKEGTVAGGRTGYEGRIAWLRKLIAWQEEMADSDEVLDEVRSQVFDDRVYVFTPKGDVVDLPAGSTPLDFAYHIHSDIGHRCIGAKIGGRIVPFTYQLQMGDQIEVITQKQPNPSRDWLNPNLGYITTSRGRSKIHNWFRKQDRDKNILAGRQILDDELEHLGINLKTAEKLLLPRYNVNSLDELLAAIGGGDIRLNQMVNFLQSQLKQPSAEEQDREALRQLTQKSPPPATRNKDNGRVVVEGVGNLMHHIARCCQPIPGDDITGFITRGRGISIHRADCEQLEELRSHAPERIVDAVWGESYSSGYSLVVRVTANDRSGLLRDITTILANEKVNVLGVSSRSDTKQQLATIDMEIEIYNLQVLGRVLAKLNQLPDVIDARRQQGG from the coding sequence ATGGTTGCGGTAAGAAGTGCGCATTTGAATACGGCTGGCGAATTCGTACCTGACGCGTGGATTGCTTCACTTGGAATAACCAGTCAGCAATCGTGTGAACGTTTAGCCGAAACCTTGCATTACTGCGAGCAACGAACCCAGGGCCACCCCGATGCCATGCTGCTGTTGTGGCGGGGTATCGAGATGGTGGAAATTCTGTCCACGCTGAGTATGGACAATGACAGCATGCGTGCGGCGCTGCTGTTCCCGCTCGCCAATGCCGACGTGGTGGATGAAGACACGCTGGGCGAACAATTTGGCAAAGGCATCATGGATTTGGTGCACGGCGTGCGCGATATGGACGCTATTCGTCAGCTAAAAGCCACGCAGAATGATTCCGTCGCCTCAGAGCAGGTGGACAATATCCGCCGTATGCTGCTGGCGATGGTGGAAGATTTTCGCTGCGTGGTGATCAAGCTGGCGGAGCGAATCGCCCACCTGCGTGAAGTGAAAGACGCCCCGGAAGAAGAACGGGTGCTGGCGGCGAAAGAGTGTACCAATATTTATGCGCCGTTAGCCAACCGGCTGGGGATCGGGCAGCTCAAGTGGGAGCTGGAAGACTTCTGTTTCCGCTATCTGCATCCTGATGAGTACAAACGGATTGCGAAGCTGCTGCACGAGCGCCGTATCGATCGCAAACAGTACATTGATGACTTTGTGAAAACGCTGCGCGCCGCCATGAAAGAAGAGGGCGTGCAGGCGGAAATCTATGGGCGGCCTAAGCATATCTACAGCATCTGGCGCAAGATGCAGAAAAAATCGCTGTCATTTGACGAACTGTTTGATGTGCGGGCGGTGCGTATCGTGGTGGAGCGTTTACAGGATTGCTATGCCGCGCTGGGTATCGTGCATACGCATTATCGCCATTTGCCCGATGAGTTTGATGACTATGTCGCCAACCCCAAACCGAACGGCTACCAGTCTATTCACACGGTGGTGCTGGGGCCGAAGGGCAAGACGCTTGAGATCCAGATTCGTACCCGGCAGATGCACGAAGACGCCGAGCTGGGCGTAGCGGCGCACTGGAAGTATAAAGAAGGCACGGTCGCCGGCGGTCGTACCGGTTACGAAGGTCGGATTGCCTGGCTGCGCAAGCTGATCGCCTGGCAGGAAGAGATGGCGGATTCGGACGAAGTGCTGGATGAAGTGCGCAGTCAGGTGTTTGACGATCGGGTCTACGTGTTTACGCCGAAAGGCGATGTGGTCGATCTGCCTGCCGGCTCGACGCCGCTGGATTTCGCTTACCATATTCACAGCGATATCGGTCACCGCTGTATCGGCGCGAAAATCGGCGGACGGATTGTTCCGTTCACCTATCAGTTACAGATGGGCGATCAGATAGAAGTGATCACGCAGAAGCAGCCGAATCCAAGCCGTGACTGGCTGAACCCCAACCTGGGTTACATCACCACCAGCCGCGGACGATCCAAAATTCATAACTGGTTCCGTAAACAGGATCGAGACAAGAACATCCTGGCCGGTCGTCAGATTCTGGATGATGAGTTGGAACATCTGGGGATCAACCTGAAAACGGCGGAGAAACTGCTGCTGCCGCGCTATAACGTGAATTCTCTGGATGAGCTGTTGGCGGCGATTGGCGGTGGGGATATTCGTCTTAACCAGATGGTGAATTTCCTGCAATCGCAGCTTAAGCAGCCCAGCGCCGAAGAGCAGGATCGTGAAGCGCTGCGTCAGCTGACGCAGAAATCCCCGCCGCCGGCCACGCGTAACAAGGATAACGGGCGTGTCGTCGTCGAAGGGGTCGGCAACCTGATGCACCATATTGCGCGCTGCTGCCAGCCGATCCCGGGGGATGATATCACCGGGTTTATCACCCGCGGGCGGGGGATTTCCATTCACCGGGCCGACTGCGAGCAACTGGAAGAACTGCGTAGCCATGCGCCTGAACGTATTGTGGATGCCGTGTGGGGGGAAAGCTATTCCAGCGGCTATTCCCTGGTCGTCAGGGTCACAGCCAACGATCGTAGCGGCCTGCTGCGTGATATCACCACCATTTTGGCGAATGAAAAGGTCAATGTGCTGGGGGTATCCAGCCGTAGCGATACCAAGCAGCAACTGGCCACCATCGATATGGAGATCGAGATCTATAACCTGCAGGTGCTGGGCCGCGTGCTGGCCAAGCTCAATCAACTGCCGGATGTGATCGACGCGCGCCGCCAGCAAGGGGGATAA
- the rlmD gene encoding 23S rRNA (uracil(1939)-C(5))-methyltransferase RlmD has protein sequence MAQFYSPNRRVTTRQTITVAVDDLDPFGQGVARHQGKTIFVTGVLPGEQAEVQLTDEKRQFAHARLKRLLTRSPQRVEPQCPHFNVCGGCQQQHADIALQQRSKASSLMRLMTRETGVTAQAAAPIAGPAYAYRRRARLALYYQAKQQRLLMGYRQAGSHDLVNIRACPILRPELEALLAPLYACLSRLQAVKRLGHVELVQADNGPLLVLRHLDPLSQADSQALRDFARQHAVSVYLAEDAQSLTCLYGEAPVYRVAGLTLAFSPRDFIQVNDAVNQQMINQALSWLDVQPQDRILDLFCGMGNFTLPLAQRAASVVGVEGVVALVDKGRENARRNALSNVTFFHQNLEDDITRQPWAAQGFDKILLDPARAGAAGVMPQIVKLSPRRVVYVSCNPTTLARDSKILLDAGYRLSNVTMLDMFPHTGHLESMALFVRDSGEANTR, from the coding sequence ATGGCGCAATTCTACTCTCCAAACCGGCGTGTGACGACCCGGCAAACAATAACCGTCGCGGTAGACGACCTTGATCCGTTTGGTCAAGGGGTTGCTCGCCATCAGGGTAAAACCATTTTTGTTACCGGCGTTTTACCGGGAGAGCAGGCGGAAGTGCAACTGACGGACGAAAAACGCCAGTTCGCGCATGCCAGGCTCAAACGTTTACTGACGCGCAGTCCGCAACGCGTGGAACCGCAATGCCCGCATTTTAACGTTTGCGGCGGATGCCAGCAGCAACATGCCGATATTGCGTTACAGCAACGCAGCAAAGCATCGTCGTTAATGCGCCTGATGACGCGCGAAACGGGCGTGACCGCACAGGCCGCCGCTCCCATAGCCGGACCGGCGTATGCATACCGGAGACGGGCGCGGCTTGCGTTATACTATCAGGCGAAACAGCAGCGCCTATTGATGGGATACCGGCAGGCGGGTTCGCACGATCTGGTCAATATCCGCGCCTGTCCGATATTGCGGCCGGAGCTGGAAGCGCTGTTGGCGCCGTTGTATGCATGCCTGAGCCGCTTACAGGCGGTGAAACGATTAGGGCACGTTGAGCTGGTGCAGGCGGATAACGGTCCGCTGCTGGTGTTACGCCATCTGGATCCGTTGAGCCAGGCGGATAGCCAGGCGTTACGCGACTTCGCGCGGCAGCATGCGGTATCGGTCTATCTGGCCGAAGATGCGCAATCCCTGACTTGCCTGTACGGCGAAGCCCCGGTGTACCGGGTCGCGGGGTTAACGCTGGCATTCAGCCCGCGCGATTTTATTCAGGTCAATGATGCGGTCAATCAGCAGATGATCAATCAGGCGTTGTCCTGGCTGGATGTTCAGCCCCAGGACCGGATCCTGGATCTGTTCTGCGGCATGGGTAATTTTACGCTCCCGCTGGCGCAGCGGGCGGCCAGCGTCGTCGGCGTTGAAGGCGTGGTCGCGTTAGTGGACAAAGGACGCGAGAACGCCCGGCGCAACGCCCTTTCCAATGTCACATTTTTTCACCAAAATCTTGAGGATGACATCACTCGGCAGCCTTGGGCCGCTCAAGGTTTTGATAAAATATTACTCGATCCGGCACGGGCTGGCGCCGCGGGCGTCATGCCGCAGATTGTCAAACTGTCGCCCCGGCGGGTGGTTTATGTTTCCTGTAACCCGACCACGCTGGCGCGCGACAGCAAAATATTGCTCGATGCCGGTTATCGGTTGTCGAATGTGACGATGCTGGATATGTTTCCACATACCGGACACCTTGAATCGATGGCCTTGTTTGTGCGCGATTCCGGTGAGGCGAATACCCGGTAA
- the barA gene encoding two-component sensor histidine kinase BarA: MTKYSLRARMLILILAPTLLIGLLLSIFFGINRYNQLQAQLADTGASIIEPLAVASAYAIAKNQWDTLQPLINTLHRRHSDVIRAISIFDDQNRLIVTTNIRHEDVPEHQTKETPGYGEPHLYHSGNLLILHMPIMADSEFAHNIKPTLFNAMAPIGYLAVELDINSIKLLQYQEICVAGLLLLLCMGVAALFAYRLMRDVTAPIRNMVETVDRIRRGQLDSRVEGHMLGELNMLKNGINSMAMSLTAYHEEMQQNIDQATYDLRETLEQMEIQNVELDLAKKRAQEAARIKSEFLANMSHELRTPLNGVIGFTRQMLKTSLNPTQTDYLLTIERSANNLLNIINDVLDFSKLEAGKLVLENIPFSLHNTLDEVVMLLAHTAHEKGLELTLDIQNDVPEQFVGDPMRVQQIITNLLGNAIKFTEQGNIDIRVEKRRQERHIVQLEIQIRDTGIGIAERQQSQLFQAFRQADTSISRRHGGTGLGLVITQRLVKEMGGDISFHSQLNKGSTFWFHINLPLNPQATPKHNMYRMLRGKSLAYIESNPAAAQATLDILSQTPLTVSYSATLEQLPNAPYDILLLGIPVHYRNTLLDYTPKIRDVCRRAPCVILALPSLAQMDAEQLKLFGVHACLSKPISAPRLLPLLQDNSLFQLPLLPESTKAPQPPLSPAERLPLSVMAVDDNPANLKLIGALLEELVEKIILCENGAEAISQAREQDIDIVLMDIQMPGMDGIRTSELIRQLPNHAETPIIAVTAHTLSDERDHLLQAGMDDYLAKPIDEQMLKKVLSRYSHIEETSPVADEHQDRQLSLDWTLAQQQAANKPELARELLQMLLDFLPEVRQQVEDMMNDQPSDTLVDLIHKLHGSCSYSGVPRLKRICCYLEQQLRKGIDASELEPEWLELLDEIDNVSKAARRHLNITAPQ, from the coding sequence ATGACCAAATACAGTCTGCGTGCGCGCATGTTAATACTGATTCTAGCGCCGACATTACTGATCGGGCTGCTACTCAGCATCTTTTTCGGCATCAACCGGTATAACCAATTGCAGGCGCAATTGGCCGATACGGGAGCCAGTATCATTGAACCCTTGGCGGTGGCCAGCGCTTATGCCATTGCCAAAAATCAGTGGGACACGCTGCAGCCGCTGATTAATACCCTTCATCGCCGCCATTCCGATGTCATCAGAGCGATCAGTATTTTTGACGATCAAAATCGGCTGATCGTCACCACCAATATTCGTCACGAAGACGTCCCCGAACATCAGACCAAAGAGACGCCCGGTTACGGCGAGCCGCATCTCTACCATTCGGGCAACTTACTGATCCTGCATATGCCCATCATGGCCGACAGTGAGTTCGCCCATAACATAAAGCCGACCTTGTTCAACGCCATGGCGCCTATCGGCTACCTTGCCGTTGAGCTGGATATCAATTCCATCAAACTCCTGCAATATCAGGAAATTTGCGTCGCCGGTCTGCTACTGCTGCTCTGTATGGGGGTGGCGGCGCTGTTTGCCTATCGCCTGATGCGGGACGTCACCGCCCCGATCCGCAATATGGTCGAAACGGTTGATCGGATCCGGCGTGGACAGTTGGACAGCCGGGTCGAAGGTCATATGCTGGGTGAGTTGAATATGCTGAAAAACGGCATTAATTCGATGGCCATGTCGTTAACCGCTTATCACGAAGAGATGCAGCAGAACATCGATCAGGCGACTTACGATCTGCGGGAGACGCTTGAACAGATGGAGATCCAGAATGTCGAGCTGGATCTGGCGAAAAAACGGGCGCAGGAAGCGGCGCGAATCAAATCCGAGTTCCTGGCGAATATGTCGCACGAATTAAGAACACCGCTTAACGGCGTGATTGGCTTTACCCGCCAGATGCTGAAAACATCGCTGAATCCCACACAGACCGACTATCTGCTGACCATTGAGCGTTCCGCCAATAACCTGCTGAATATCATTAATGATGTGCTGGATTTCTCCAAGCTGGAAGCCGGCAAACTGGTATTGGAAAACATTCCCTTCTCATTGCATAACACGCTGGATGAAGTGGTCATGCTACTGGCCCATACCGCGCATGAAAAAGGGTTGGAGCTTACCCTCGACATACAAAATGATGTGCCGGAGCAGTTCGTCGGCGATCCGATGCGGGTCCAGCAAATCATCACCAACCTGTTGGGCAACGCCATTAAATTTACCGAACAGGGCAACATTGATATCCGGGTGGAAAAACGCCGTCAGGAACGCCATATCGTTCAGTTGGAAATTCAAATCCGCGATACCGGCATCGGCATTGCCGAACGGCAGCAGTCACAGCTTTTTCAGGCATTCCGGCAGGCAGACACCAGTATTTCACGGCGCCACGGGGGAACCGGGCTGGGGTTGGTGATCACGCAGCGGCTGGTCAAAGAGATGGGCGGCGATATCAGTTTCCACAGCCAGTTAAACAAAGGCTCCACATTCTGGTTCCATATCAATCTGCCGTTAAACCCCCAGGCCACGCCCAAACATAATATGTATCGCATGCTGCGCGGCAAAAGTCTGGCGTACATTGAATCCAATCCGGCGGCGGCGCAGGCCACGCTGGATATTCTGAGCCAAACGCCATTAACGGTAAGCTACAGCGCTACGCTCGAACAGCTCCCCAATGCGCCTTATGATATTCTGCTGCTGGGCATTCCCGTGCATTACCGCAATACGCTGCTCGACTACACGCCCAAGATCCGCGACGTTTGCCGGCGCGCGCCCTGCGTGATATTGGCGCTGCCCAGCCTTGCGCAGATGGACGCTGAACAGTTGAAGTTGTTTGGCGTTCACGCCTGCCTGAGCAAACCGATCTCCGCCCCCCGGCTATTGCCGTTGCTGCAAGATAATTCGCTTTTCCAACTGCCTCTTCTGCCGGAAAGCACCAAGGCGCCGCAGCCGCCGTTATCCCCTGCCGAACGGCTGCCGCTAAGCGTAATGGCGGTGGATGATAACCCGGCCAATCTGAAATTGATCGGCGCCCTGCTGGAAGAACTGGTAGAAAAAATCATTCTGTGTGAAAACGGCGCGGAGGCCATTTCTCAAGCCAGAGAGCAGGACATTGACATCGTTCTTATGGATATTCAGATGCCGGGCATGGACGGCATCCGCACCAGTGAATTGATTCGCCAGTTGCCCAATCACGCGGAAACGCCGATTATCGCCGTTACCGCCCATACCCTGAGCGATGAGCGCGATCATCTGCTACAGGCCGGAATGGATGATTATCTGGCGAAACCGATTGACGAGCAGATGCTGAAAAAAGTGTTGTCCCGCTATTCTCACATCGAAGAGACGTCTCCCGTAGCGGATGAACATCAGGATAGACAACTGTCTCTGGACTGGACGCTGGCGCAGCAGCAGGCGGCCAATAAGCCGGAACTGGCGCGCGAACTGTTACAGATGCTGCTGGACTTTCTGCCGGAGGTCCGCCAGCAGGTTGAGGACATGATGAACGATCAGCCGAGCGATACCCTCGTCGATCTGATCCACAAACTACACGGCAGCTGTAGCTACAGCGGCGTTCCGCGCTTGAAACGGATCTGCTGTTATCTGGAGCAGCAGCTTCGCAAAGGGATCGATGCCAGCGAACTGGAACCGGAGTGGCTGGAACTGCTGGATGAAATCGATAATGTCAGCAAAGCGGCCCGGCGACACCTGAACATTACCGCTCCGCAGTGA
- a CDS encoding aldehyde dehydrogenase family protein, whose amino-acid sequence MTSHQRRILYVYRNVADLSARHQGDNMMHDQLYIDGEWQTAERGARFAVFNPATEEQIRHVAAAGAEDVGKAVAAARRAFDEGPWPRLSGKERAGYLRSMANIMRQRQAALAQLEVEDNGKPLPEAQWDIDDAIGCFEYYADLAEGLDTEEQCIPLPDERFSCRVVREPMGVAGQIIPWNYPLLMAAWKVAPALAAGCTTVLKPSELTPLGALELAAIADAAGLPAGVLNVVTGLGAEAGAPLSSHPGVDKLAFTGSVPTGRAIMQAAAQDIKNVSLELGGKSAFIVFDDCDIEAAVEWTLFGIFWNQGQVCSATSRLLVQEGIYERLIERLIDATRRIRIGAGGQQGVQLGPLISAGQYDKVLQAIERGKREGATLAYGGRRPAHLDRGWFIEPAIFLDTPTESALWTEEIFGPVLAVRRFRDEEEAVRLANDSRFGLAAAVMSADTQRCRRVSRALRAGIVWVNCSQPTFTQAPWGGYKQSGIGRELGAWGLDNYLETKQITEYTSESPWGWYLKPHN is encoded by the coding sequence TTGACGTCGCACCAGCGACGCATTCTTTATGTTTACCGTAACGTGGCCGATTTATCCGCGCGACACCAGGGAGACAACATGATGCACGACCAGCTATATATCGACGGCGAATGGCAAACGGCGGAGCGGGGCGCCCGTTTCGCGGTGTTCAATCCGGCCACCGAGGAGCAGATACGGCATGTCGCCGCGGCCGGCGCGGAAGATGTCGGGAAGGCGGTCGCCGCGGCCAGACGCGCCTTCGATGAAGGACCATGGCCGCGGCTGAGCGGCAAAGAGCGCGCCGGTTATCTGCGTTCCATGGCGAATATCATGCGTCAGCGCCAGGCCGCGCTGGCGCAGCTTGAGGTTGAGGATAACGGCAAACCGCTGCCGGAGGCCCAGTGGGACATCGACGATGCCATCGGATGCTTCGAGTACTACGCTGATTTGGCCGAAGGCCTGGATACGGAAGAACAGTGTATACCGCTGCCGGATGAACGTTTTAGCTGCCGGGTGGTGCGTGAGCCGATGGGCGTCGCCGGCCAGATCATTCCCTGGAATTACCCGCTGTTGATGGCCGCCTGGAAAGTCGCGCCGGCATTAGCCGCCGGTTGTACCACCGTACTCAAACCCTCGGAACTGACGCCGCTGGGGGCGCTGGAGCTTGCCGCCATCGCCGACGCGGCAGGCCTGCCGGCGGGGGTATTGAACGTCGTAACGGGGCTGGGCGCCGAGGCGGGCGCGCCGCTCTCCAGCCATCCCGGCGTCGACAAGCTGGCCTTTACCGGCAGCGTGCCGACCGGGCGCGCCATCATGCAGGCGGCCGCTCAGGATATCAAGAACGTCAGTCTGGAGTTGGGGGGCAAATCCGCGTTTATCGTTTTCGATGATTGCGACATTGAGGCCGCCGTGGAGTGGACGCTGTTCGGCATATTCTGGAATCAGGGACAGGTCTGTTCCGCTACCTCGCGCCTTCTGGTGCAGGAAGGCATCTATGAACGCCTGATCGAACGGTTGATAGACGCAACCCGCCGCATTCGTATCGGCGCTGGCGGGCAGCAAGGCGTTCAGCTTGGTCCCTTAATCAGCGCCGGGCAGTACGACAAAGTCCTACAGGCGATCGAGCGCGGCAAACGCGAGGGCGCCACGCTGGCGTACGGCGGCCGGCGTCCCGCGCATTTGGATCGGGGCTGGTTTATCGAACCCGCGATATTTCTGGATACCCCGACGGAGAGCGCGCTGTGGACGGAGGAAATTTTTGGCCCGGTGCTCGCCGTTCGCCGCTTTCGTGATGAAGAGGAAGCGGTGCGCCTGGCGAATGACAGCCGTTTCGGTCTTGCGGCGGCGGTCATGTCGGCCGATACGCAACGGTGCCGGCGCGTCAGCCGGGCTTTGCGCGCCGGCATCGTGTGGGTTAATTGCTCGCAGCCCACGTTTACGCAGGCGCCCTGGGGAGGATACAAGCAAAGCGGAATCGGCCGTGAGCTGGGCGCCTGGGGGCTCGACAACTATCTGGAGACCAAGCAGATCACGGAATATACCAGTGAGAGCCCGTGGGGATGGTATCTGAAGCCCCATAACTGA